AGAGGTCTGCATTAGTCAGCACAAAGTGCACAGCATCAAGCAACAGAAGTCATCACCTTCAAGCATTCAGAGTGCACCAAAACCCAAGCCCACAGAGAGAGCAGGACCAAGCCATCCCTGCGGCTCCAAATTATCTAACAATGTCTCAAAGCCCACAAAAAGCATAGACGATGCAAAAAAGGCTCGCAGGCAGGAAAGGGGACCTAGCACGCCGCCTTATGAAACTTTATGTGACGACATGTATGAGGATAAAGCTGTTGATGGAGTCATACCGACTCACTTTTTTGACCAGGATCAATGGGAACGACTTTCAGACATCAATCCAATAACGAGCACACCGCCTCTCAATTCCCCGCATCTCAGCCCTAGCAGAGTTGAGTTCTCGTACCCTGACCTGGACGAAGTGTCATCTCCGGTGTCCCGAAAAAATGCAGTAGCAATCATGCGCAGCATGCGCAAGCGTGCAGCTGCGGCTGGTACCTCACTGTATCCAACACCACAGCCTGTGAAGCATCGTAATGTGAAAGAAGCACTGAAGGGCCTTCGTAAGCTAGAACAAGTATTAAAGCAGGACAGAATGAGAAAAACGTATGAGGATGTCAGTGACCAGAGCGATGATGCAGAAGACGAAACTTGCCTTGAATAGGCTTTTTGTTAATAGCTCAGAGATGCAGTAATAGTTTATATgtgttgtttaacgtcccaaaaccaccatatgattatgagagacaccgtagtggagggctccggaaatttcgaccacctggggttctttaacgtgcacccaaatctgagcacacgggcctacgacatttctgcctGCATCGCAattgcagccgcagcagccgggatccgaacccagAGATGCAATAGTCCTTATCTATTGTGTTTATTTTTTGATCACATAACAAAAAGGGGAATGTAACGTGTTGATAACCTTGGTGTATATTATTGTAATTATGTTGAAATGTTTAAATCTTCTTGTTTATTTGTATATTTATTGATCCCTGTATAATATGACTACACTGTCATCTACTTAACTGCTTGTGGATATGGTTCAGAAAAGCATCAATTTGAGCCAGTTCGCATGATATTTGAATGTAGTTGCACTAAATGGAAAGCATGGAGGACAAATTACAGCAAACTGGACTCCTTGTCAACTTCTCTGTGTTGTATCTCCTTCGTGCCTTTGGCTATGTGCTGATACATTAGAATGTTGATATATTATAGAATTGTTCCTTGGTTTATGCCTACATTACAAGTTTCAAGTCAAAGTGTATGTGCTAGTGTAGTGTGTTTGCAGAGTGTGCTCTAAAGGCTGTGCGACAATGTGATACATGTGTGCATGGTCAACAGAAGTGATCGTTTCGAACACTTTCAAACTGGTGAAAAGAACAGGATGCAGGTATGAGGCAACAGAGAAGTCCAGTATATACAATTTGGTTGAAGCAAATCATCACGCTCACTGAGACAAGGCCTTCTGTGGTTTTCCATTTCAAAACGAGACATCCTGTCAGAAATTTTagtttctttttatgttgttacAAACATTTAAGTTGTAAAGCGTGTATTTTATTAAGCAAAATAATGAATGTAGTGGTCAGTGGCATGTGTGTTTGCTTTTCTGTGTTTTGTAGTTTTTTGTGCATGTATAGTTATCTAAAATTACTCAATCGATTATTGCAATATTATTTGGCTGTGTGCCTGGCAAGGAAAGCTATAATAGACAGGCAGCTGCCAGTCTTTTAACCCTCGCGCCCTACCTTTGCTCGCTGTTCTATTTAGCAAAAAAAGACAGAGAATGCAATGAAATTTGATGGCCTTTTTTCAGTACTGCACGATGCTCACGTGAAATATGGCATGTGAAGGGCTAAATCATCTAGCTGACCAGGCCATCCAAATTGTGAATTAAATAACTTGGGCCTCTGTTTACTGCACTTCGCTGCTCCGCTGGCATTGTGATCCTCGATGAATCAGAATGTAACTATCCTTGCCACTTCTGGGTGATAAGCAGAAGTGAAAATTGTGCAGGGGTTTGTGAATGAGTCAGAGGTTGTGCTGGTCACAGAAGACCCCAAGCATCAGCCACAGTTGTTGAACAGGGCTTGGGTAGTGGTAGCAAGCCATTGCTCCTACGACTGTACAAGCCACCCGCTTTTGGACTGAAGCCAAAGAAGCCTGGTCAATCAGTAAAATTTATTACAGCAAAGCTGTTATTGTCGAGCTTTACAGTGCGTTGTTGATAGAAAATAATCATCCTGAACCAGCACACCACAATCGCTGCACATTTACCCGGTACAGGCAGTTAATAAGTAAAGCTGCAATGGGCTGCCCCTGATCGGTGTTTGCCTCCCGTGTGTCCCCTTGCTGATCTGGCTGATTGTGGTGAGCTGTGAGTTGTGCATAATTTCTGGGATATAGGCATGCAATGAGACATTTACAGCAGCACTGTTATGGTCTAGGTTTGCCTACAGGCatagagagaaatagaaagataTGGACtagaaaagagagaagaaaagcaagcacagcCATGAATAGTGTAGCCATGAATAGTGTACATTTAAACGCggttataagaggcatgctccagacagcaattcttgtcttttatgcAAGATGTCTCCTATAATCAGGGTAccttgtatgcattttcttagcAAGCCGAATTTACTGTAGGCTTACTGGTGTCTCTCGTagcagtgtctcttataaaataATTCGACTGTACATCAAAGGCTGCAGAAGAGACAGGTAAGAAGATAAAAGCCTAGCCAAGTCAGGGTGAGCTAGGTGCCCACCAGATATGCTGTGAGCCAGCCTTGCATGACATTCTACAAGCTATACTAACTTTATTTTTCGTTTCAGTTGAAGTTAGTAGTGCAATAAAATTGCCCATCTGGCTGGGTCATCAGGATGTTCTAATGCTTCCAAAAAGGTGATGGGCTTATCGTTCCCAGCATATTGAAATCAACTTGGCCTCAGGAGAAAGTGAGGACACAGGGGGTGGCGTGCTACATCTGATCGTACTACTCTGTACAAAGATGAGGAGGAGGTCGTGTTTCATTGGCAAAGCCTGGAACTGCATTGAATTCATTTTAAGGGAGACAATGGTGGCAGGAATGAACAATCGGTTGGACAGAGTTGCCGGTTTGTTCTTGGTGGCCAGCctgttcttacttttttttttctcagtatgTAATTCCTCAATGTGCCTTAACAGCAGGTCTTCTTTGGAGTGGTCTCAGTTGTTTTTGGCACCTTCAATGTACTGCGACTCAATAACAGTCGTTTAATTTCAGCCCTAGACACACAATTTTGAGATTTGAAGCAAGGGGGGCTTCACAGTCAAGACAATGTTCTGACATTGTTTTGTGTTTCTTCATTCATTTCTTTAGTCATCTTGTATCTACGACATAGCATGGTTGGAACAATTGATTCAGCAGACAAAACCTTGAGAGAGAATAAATATATCTTTTATTCGTGGAAGAATGAGCGATTTTTGTAAGGTGAAGCCCCTAGTTCGGGTCTCCATTGGCTTGCGCTGCTCAGCATGCCTGCTGGATCAGCTGAGGCTGCTCATTTGGCTCTGAACTAATTGGTGCAGTCTCCCAGCAGAATTCTGATTGTGAATAAATAGGTGGCAGCCCAGTGGGTGTGGGCATTTTCAGGTGCAGTGGTACACTGTGGTATGTATGCTCCACACTAGGGGCAATATGAGGGATATTGTGCAAGGTGGAGGTGAAAAGCCAGCCCAATCACTTAGTCAGCGGCTGCCAGTACGGGACAGCTTCCCGGCGTTTGAGGGATTTCTGTGGAGGTGGGAGGTACCTTCAGCTTTGTCTGAATTGTCTCTCTTTTGGTGCACTGTTATTGGCGTTTCCTGCAAATTAGTGCATCTCCCATATTGTAAAGGTATTGATGAAACCTCCAGTTGAATTTACCAGAAGGCCTAGAGGTTATACACAAACCAGCCAGTATGAAAGGCCTCCAGCTTACACTCAGACCTGCCAGTATGATAGCATTCTCAATGTATAGAAGTTGTTTTTAAATGTTAAGTTTAGATCGCACTTAGCCTGAATAACCCTTTTATTGTGATGACGGAGTTACACTTCAAGTGTAACATGTAGGTGATCCAAACATGTGACATTGTTTAGTATTTTGGTGCAGCTACAGCAATATGTTCCATCATTTCGTCAGTATCATGAAGCCACATGCACATAATGTGTAGTAGACAGCACAGCACACGTCAACCATAAAGATGTCTTGGACATAAACACAGTATATGAATATACATAGAAGTACAGAGCTAAGATATAGTGTAGTGCTTCAAAGGAATTCAGGTATAGAGTGATAATGTTGCACCACATAAAGCAAAGTTCCATGTTAACAAAATCTCGTATACCTCACATGATGCTCCAAGTTGGCATGTATGTTCAGATTTTTTGTCACTTCATTAATGTCTCGAACATGGCCGCAGAAGGCTGTATTGTAAAACACTATGTAAAGTGTCACTCGCAATACCTGTATGCAATCTTGGAAGTACCGCTCCTATATCCTCCATCTTTCCCTTGATCATTTCAGGTGTCGGTTTTGAGAATCTTTATTATTCATGGTACACTTAAACACAAAACTCGCAAAACACAATTTTACGAATTTTCCATTCCAATCAAGCAAAGGCCATTGCCCAGCAGGTACCCATAGGGTTCAATGGCGTCATCAGCTCAAATCAACGAAGCGTTCATAGTGTTGTACTCCTCTTAACGGAagttttttcagaaataaatgaACACAAATGCAGTGCCATCTTCCCAATTTTTGCACAATCGGCTTTCCTGCAGATGCGCACTGTAACACTAAATTACATTAAAAAATCTAGCCACCCTTGTCACGACAACAGCTCAATgagactgcatgccacagtcggTGACACTTTTACATATCAAATGTCCCTGGGCGGCAGTAAGTTGTTGTCGCTTCAAACAGCCACAGAATTTCTGTGGTTGCTTTCGTTATTTAATAGCTGATGCGACAGATGTGACTAATCGTCTATTTGGAACTTTCTTGCTTTGCCTTCTCGTACATTACGGTACTTCCATTCGTTCTGTCCGTCTTCAAATATCGGCAGCTTGTCGTAGCTTCACATGAGACCGTCTTTGGCTGCCCTCATGAACTTTTCACATGTGCAGGCACGTATTAATGACAAATAAACTGGCATGGCATGACTGTCATGCAATACTACGTTGCAACTTTAAGTTTCGAATTGCCAAATTCTTTCCTTGATATTTAATAAATTTCCATTTACTGAAATTATTTAAGCACCCCAGCCGCTCTGTTAAATCGAGTTGCCATTGCATTTAGATAATAAGCTGAAATACGAGCAGCCTATTATTATATCCTTGCATAGCAAATGAGTATTGTGTTCCCGAAGCCAAGCTAGAGACAAATGCCATATCACTGTTAAGTTTAATTTATTACACTAATACAATGTCATACATCTGCCTTTGTATGTACACATATGTATACGAAGCTGGAACTTTTCTGGTAGGAGAGACTGTTTTGGCTATGCCCAAACAAACAAATGTTTAAATCTTTCGTTGTATTTGCACGTATGCAGGACTACTTTGAACCAAATCTGCTACTTCAGGCCTACACTTGTTTGGCTACCAAAAATTGAAGTTGGTGccatatagtttcctaaaataTTTTGCACCATGGCTACTTTTTGGCTACACTAAAGTTTTGTTCTGCGGCACTTAGTAGCCAGTTATCTTACTATTTGCAGATAAAAAAACAAGAGGATTGAAAGATCAGCCACTGTTTTTAACTTTTTCTGGCACGCAAGCTAATGCACGCAAATGTCTTCTCTTCAGCAACAGACTATGCACGCCAAATAACACCCTCAAAACAATATCATCAGCGCAAAAATAAAGTGGGTCTGTTACTATGTGAAATCTAGTAATCCATTATTCCATCTGTGGCTTCAAGGTAAAATTGCTCCAACGTTTAATGTTTCTATACTGACTCGTTGGCAGACCTGCTCCGAAATTATCTCTTCCCTGTGAAGGATTGTATCCTGCATAAATATATACAGACACATTGAATGTATATACTAATATACAATATAGTTGCTGTGCCACTAGGCACAAATATAGGTCATGCAACTATATGTCAGAAAATGCAACAATATTCACCTCTCAAAACACTAACATTCTGCCAATTTACCTCGTGAACAGCATTGAATTATAAAACCCACCACTTGTTTTCAATATTTATATGGTCATATACATCACATAATAATAGCAGTAAGTATAAATTTTTTTGTGACTACAGCTTTCATAACCACAAGTTCCAGCCTCTCCCTCTCACGTTTGAATTTTTGCAAATGAGGCTTGTTTTATAGGATATATCAGTGAAGCGTGCTCCATGACCCACTCATTTTATCTATGGCACCATATTCTCCATCTTCTTCGTTATCACTCTGAGGTGATTCTTTTTGGTTAATCCCGGAGCTCTGTTGGAAGTCTAACTGTTCTTTTTACTCACTATAAGCTGTTGATTTAGTGTTTTATCCAATCTTCTGAGCAACGGTATCGGCCTCGTGGTCTATAAGTAAATAGATAAATTTTCCAATCTTTAACCTGAAGAGCAAGTGGGAAAGAAATATGGTCCTACTTATACTCAGAATCACATGGTTATGCTACAAAAATTGTAGCCATAATAGAGATTTACTTTTATTTGGCTACAAATTAGGCAAACAGCAAGAAAACGCAACCCGACTTCCGCAACGCGccgttcattccgttaattaaaacggccaacgcactcgcaaaatgcaccgcggacgacaccgAGCTCTCACGGGAAACgcacaactacaggggcaaacTTTTCTGCCAAATCCGGCGTCAGTATGGCAACACTGCCCCCAAAATCTGGCAACTGATTTTCATGATTACTCTCCGTACCCGGTGATTTTCATAGCAACGCGCTCACACGGGCTGCATTGACCTCTTCTTCCGCTGACAACAATATGCGGAAGAGGTGTGATGTTGTGAATTGCCCCAATGGGCGCGGTGAAGCTGGCGAAACTGGGAGTGAACGTGGAGCCTCTTGGCCTTCCTACCATCTCCTACCGCGCTTGGAGCCACGGCGATCGCTGTGGCTGGACGCAGTAACATTTCGAAGCGGGCGATTAAAAGCACGGAGAGTGTGTTCGCTGCATTTTCGACCTGAGGATTACACATTTGACCCTGTCCTGTCCCGGTCGCTCGGAGTCGACGCAAGAGCTGCGCTTAACCCGGATGCTGTCCCGTCGTTGCTGCTGGGACATGAGCAGCAAATTGCGGTTTGTGGAGCGAGTAGGCGAATGGTTTCGTGCCGAGTGCTCGATGCGCTGCGCAGTTACCCGCGGTAAAACAGGTCATTTTGAGAATCTTCGCTCTCCATGGCGGCCGCTGCAGGCCCACCTCTATCGAAAGTTTCTTTTGCATTTGTCTCTGTGCGCATAAGCACCCCTCTCCTGGGAATCACGTAATCGAAAGGGGTGGGGGAGGAGGCAGTGCCTGCATGCCCAATCAGTGAGAACCGTGGCGTCATTGTAGCGGGATTATGGCCGCGCAGGTTTCCGAACATTTAGTATATTACCCATCGTTATATATTCACGAAAAGTACGAACCAAAGGCAGTGCGTTTGCGAGAAACAAGTCAATGCTTCatgattttttgtgtgtgtcttttgTGAAGCATGTTCTTTGTACTCTACCAAAAGAAGGGAGGTGGTCACTGCAACGAAACTTTTCCATCTCTGATGGGAAACTCTGCGCACTGTTATGTTTGTCTCATTGCATCTCATCGCTTGCTTTTTGGAACGTCATTGACAAAATTTAAGTTTTGTGACATGTAGCAAGGTATCAAGTATTATGCAGTTCGATAACTGTATATTCATCAATATTATGGAGTCGGTTGTGCCTGCCTCCAAATGCCCAATTTACGCACAGTGAAACATTTCCAGGTTCCCAGTGCAGACAACTGGCACAAACTGAGATGTACCGAGCGGCCGATGAGGCCGCCTGATGAGTCGTTCGACCCTCACAATAAGACGACTCAAGCTAATGTGTTCACAAGGACTGTAGGTGAGTGCGTACCTGGCATCAGCGGCGTGGTGTTTAGGAAACGCAAAAGGGCACCCCTGTCTTTAGTTACCATGATAAGTCGGTAAACTCACTCATATGAGTTGACTCGCTTAGACCGGGAGCGGGCTGTGAGTCAAGTTCGAGTGAGTCCGGACGCAAAATATATTTTGTGAGTGCGTCCTATGGCCCTATCTACTCATGTTCAGTATTACTGTCAGTGTTACATTGGCTTAAATTCGAACTTCAGTTTCCCCTCAAATATGTCAACAATCCGCTACCTCATATTTGTTATTCTGAGGCAAGTGTAAAGAGGGGGGACGGCGCCATCACCTTCCCCACGGAAACACTTTCGGGGAAATTTCGTGATAAAGATACCTCGTGCGAGTCGCAAATTTAATAAAACTGACCATACTGAATTTAAACAACTTATAACTTATACTTGCAGGTACAAAATATAGAAGCATGTCATAGCGCATCGATTACGTGACATTGCTTAAAAGAGCATTGACACTAATATTTTAAGAAAGCAAATTTTGCGATAACGtactcatgagttgactcactcaTGCTCATTCAGACCCAGGTGAAGCcttgagtccgagcgagtccagcTGAGTAATATGTTGGTGAGTTTCACTCTGAGTGTGTTCGGTGGATAAAATGTACAGCGAGTCTGTGTCAGAGTGAGTCCAGATGAGAAAACTTTTGGTGAGTCTCAGACCAAGCGAGCCTTCGGAGCAAAACATATTTCTAGAGCATGAGTGAGCTCCTCATTCAGGGTTGAAAAAGTTAGTGACCCTTGTACACAAATGCAGAGCCCCATTTGTGTGATGACACAGACACCAGTGTTTGTGTTGTCCTGACTTCTCTCTTGTGTTTGTGCTTGTGTGCCCAGTCTTTAACATCATAGTCTTTAAGGTCCTCAAACCGGAATAATGTAAGAATTTGCAGATGAACACACTAAGGGAGGaaacaagtaaaaagaaaaatgaaaccaAAAACCGCCACCTTTCTGCTCACTTGCTTCCATCCTGATAATGCTTGAAATTCTTATCATGCACTTAGCACGGAAACAACTAGCTTAACATTGGGCCTataccccaccgtggtggtctagcggctaaggtactcggctgctgacccacaggtcgtgggatcgaatccttgctgaggcagctgcatttccgatggaagcggaaatgttgtaggcccgtgtgctcaggtttgggtgcatgttaaagaaccccaggtggtcgaaatttccggagccctccactatggcatctctcataatcatatggtggttttgggacattaaaccccacatatcaatcaacagaaGTTTGACTGATTCTTGTGTACTCTTAATTGTTAGGGACGGAAAGTTGGGGTAGCTGGTATCAAGAATGATATGACAGGCTTactagcataaaaaaaaaagagatgggaACAAGAAGTAACATGGAAACCCGCCACACTTAAACTGAACTTTATTATATCCAGCATGCAGGTATATAGACAATTGTACACACCTGTGCACAAGAGTCCTGCTAAACTTTCGTTGTACACTAGTAATCATGTCAAATTATCCACTTTCTCATTACTGTATTTGGTCTGCTAACCAAACCGTTAATACCAACAGATTTTAGTGCATGTTGCTCAAGATTGTGGCGCAC
The sequence above is drawn from the Rhipicephalus microplus isolate Deutch F79 chromosome 3, USDA_Rmic, whole genome shotgun sequence genome and encodes:
- the LOC119173556 gene encoding uncharacterized protein LOC119173556 isoform X3 encodes the protein MAAQVSEHLVYYPSLYIHEKYEPKAVPSADNWHKLRCTERPMRPPDESFDPHNKTTQANVFTRTVGVQGPITIKKFSTKAVQTSAPVFTTFVCHCKRSGRGAWCGSVKW
- the LOC119173556 gene encoding uncharacterized protein LOC119173556 isoform X1, which gives rise to MRKRCDVVNCPNGRGEAGETGSERGASWPSYHLLPRLEPRRSLWLDAVTFRSGRLKARRVCSLHFRPEDYTFDPVLSRSLGVDARAALNPDAVPSLLLGHEQQIAVPSADNWHKLRCTERPMRPPDESFDPHNKTTQANVFTRTVGVQGPITIKKFSTKAVQTSAPVFTTFVCHCKRSGRGAWCGSVKW
- the LOC119173556 gene encoding uncharacterized protein LOC119173556 isoform X2, which codes for MRKRCDVVNCPNGRGEAGETGSERGASWPSYHLLPRLEPRRSLWLDAVPSADNWHKLRCTERPMRPPDESFDPHNKTTQANVFTRTVGVQGPITIKKFSTKAVQTSAPVFTTFVCHCKRSGRGAWCGSVKW
- the LOC119173556 gene encoding uncharacterized protein LOC119173556 isoform X4, with protein sequence MLSRRCCWDMSSKLRFVERVPSADNWHKLRCTERPMRPPDESFDPHNKTTQANVFTRTVGVQGPITIKKFSTKAVQTSAPVFTTFVCHCKRSGRGAWCGSVKW